The following proteins come from a genomic window of Oikeobacillus pervagus:
- the efp gene encoding elongation factor P: MISVNDFRTGLTIEVDGGIWRVMDFQHVKPGKGAAFVRSKLRNLRTGAIQEKTFRAGEKVGKAQIDNRKMQYLYANGDQHVFMDNESYEQIELNEAAIEYELKFLKENMEVHIMMYQGETLGIELPNTVELKVTETEPGIKGDTASGGSKPAKVETGLIVQVPFFVNEGDVLIVNTSDGSYVSRA; the protein is encoded by the coding sequence ATGATTTCAGTTAACGATTTTCGTACAGGTTTAACAATTGAAGTGGATGGTGGCATTTGGCGTGTAATGGATTTCCAACATGTTAAACCTGGAAAAGGAGCGGCATTTGTTCGTTCTAAATTACGTAATTTACGTACAGGAGCGATCCAAGAGAAAACATTCCGAGCTGGTGAAAAAGTCGGAAAGGCGCAAATCGATAACCGTAAAATGCAATATTTATACGCGAATGGTGATCAACATGTTTTCATGGATAATGAATCCTATGAACAAATTGAATTAAACGAAGCCGCAATTGAATATGAATTGAAATTTTTAAAAGAAAATATGGAAGTACATATTATGATGTACCAAGGAGAAACATTAGGTATTGAACTTCCAAACACAGTTGAGTTAAAAGTGACAGAAACTGAACCAGGAATTAAAGGTGACACCGCTTCTGGTGGTTCAAAACCAGCAAAAGTTGAAACAGGTCTAATTGTTCAAGTACCTTTCTTTGTGAATGAGGGGGACGTACTCATTGTCAATACTTCCGATGGGTCGTACGTCTCAAGAGCATAA
- a CDS encoding M24 family metallopeptidase, which produces MGKIDQLREQFQKNGIDGIFINSPYNRRYMSNFTGSSGVVLISFDKALFITDFRYTEQASKQAEGYEVIQHSGPIIEEVVKQAEKLGIKKLGFEQDYITFGVYQQYQNIFKGELVPVQNLIENLRLIKSESEIKILKEAANIADAAFTHILDFIKPGISELDVSNELEFYMRKCGATSSSFDTIVASGYRSALPHGVASKKVIEAGDMVTLDYGAYYNGYVSDITRTIAVGEPSEQMKDVYNIVLEAQLRSVDQIKPGLTGKEADAIARDYISEKGYGEQFGHSLGHGIGLEVHEAPTLSLRSDKIMLQPGMAVTIEPGIYLPGTGGVRIEDDTIITESGNELLTHSTKELIIL; this is translated from the coding sequence ATGGGGAAAATTGATCAACTTCGTGAACAATTTCAGAAAAATGGAATCGATGGAATTTTTATTAATAGTCCTTATAATAGACGTTATATGTCAAATTTTACAGGCTCTTCGGGAGTTGTTCTTATTTCTTTTGATAAAGCATTATTTATTACAGATTTTCGATATACTGAACAAGCTTCAAAACAAGCTGAAGGATATGAAGTTATTCAACATTCAGGTCCAATTATTGAAGAAGTAGTGAAACAAGCAGAGAAATTAGGAATCAAAAAATTAGGATTTGAACAAGACTACATTACTTTCGGAGTGTATCAACAATATCAGAATATCTTCAAAGGGGAACTAGTTCCAGTTCAGAACCTAATTGAAAACTTGCGCTTGATTAAGAGTGAATCAGAGATTAAGATATTAAAGGAAGCTGCGAATATTGCGGATGCAGCATTCACACATATATTAGATTTTATTAAGCCTGGAATAAGTGAGCTTGATGTTTCTAATGAATTAGAGTTTTATATGAGAAAATGTGGAGCAACCTCATCTTCTTTCGACACAATTGTCGCATCAGGCTACCGTTCTGCCTTACCACACGGTGTCGCAAGTAAAAAGGTAATTGAAGCAGGTGATATGGTTACACTTGATTATGGAGCATACTATAATGGGTATGTTTCTGATATTACTAGAACGATTGCCGTTGGTGAGCCTTCAGAACAAATGAAAGATGTGTATAATATCGTACTTGAAGCACAATTACGTTCTGTCGATCAAATCAAACCCGGCTTAACTGGGAAGGAAGCCGATGCCATCGCCCGTGATTACATAAGTGAAAAAGGATATGGGGAGCAATTTGGTCACTCATTAGGGCATGGAATTGGACTCGAAGTGCATGAGGCACCGACTCTTTCTTTACGATCGGACAAAATTATGTTACAACCAGGAATGGCTGTAACCATTGAACCAGGAATTTATTTGCCGGGTACAGGTGGCGTCCGTATTGAGGACGATACCATCATAACCGAAAGTGGAAATGAGTTACTCACACATTCTACGAAAGAATTAATTATTTTGTAA
- the aroQ gene encoding type II 3-dehydroquinate dehydratase → MTKILVLNGPNLNRLGKREPEIYGTETLEMLENHLRSKGSELGVEIEAFQSNVEGELINRLHKAADEHVDGIIFNPGAFTHYSYALRDAIASISIPVIEVHISNVHKREEFRHQSVIAPVAFGQIVGLGLHGYELALLALNQWIEGEKKNGEN, encoded by the coding sequence ATGACCAAAATATTAGTTTTAAATGGCCCAAACTTAAATAGGTTAGGGAAAAGGGAACCGGAGATTTATGGGACTGAGACATTGGAAATGTTGGAGAACCATTTAAGATCAAAGGGAAGTGAATTAGGAGTCGAAATAGAAGCCTTTCAATCGAATGTAGAAGGGGAATTAATCAACCGACTACATAAAGCAGCAGATGAACATGTTGATGGGATCATCTTCAATCCAGGGGCATTTACCCATTATAGCTATGCACTAAGGGATGCAATCGCTTCGATCTCTATACCTGTCATCGAAGTTCATATTTCAAATGTCCATAAAAGGGAAGAGTTCCGTCATCAATCTGTAATTGCTCCCGTTGCTTTCGGGCAAATTGTTGGATTAGGCCTACATGGCTATGAACTCGCTTTATTAGCATTAAATCAGTGGATAGAGGGGGAAAAGAAAAATGGGGAAAATTGA
- a CDS encoding YqhR family membrane protein yields MSENEGKLEQNQSEEPMSFIMMTVVTGFVGGVIWSLVAYFFYMFQFTKIEPNIILEPFTVGHWRNTWIGIILSIIVYGIVSIGAALLYYALLRKVKSWWAGALYGILLFLIVFFILNPMFPSMKSWKDTDFNTIMTCVCVYILYGVFIGYSISFENSEVERANQNEDLNR; encoded by the coding sequence ATGAGCGAAAACGAGGGGAAATTAGAACAGAATCAATCTGAAGAACCCATGTCTTTTATTATGATGACGGTTGTAACTGGATTTGTTGGTGGAGTAATATGGAGTTTAGTGGCTTACTTTTTCTATATGTTTCAATTTACAAAGATTGAGCCCAATATCATATTAGAACCTTTTACTGTAGGTCATTGGAGAAATACATGGATTGGGATCATTTTATCCATTATCGTATATGGAATCGTTTCAATTGGGGCCGCACTTCTTTATTATGCTCTTTTAAGAAAAGTGAAATCGTGGTGGGCGGGTGCACTCTATGGAATTCTTTTGTTTCTAATTGTTTTCTTTATTTTAAATCCTATGTTTCCAAGCATGAAGTCATGGAAGGATACAGATTTTAATACGATTATGACATGTGTTTGTGTGTACATTTTGTATGGAGTATTTATCGGATATTCGATATCATTTGAAAATTCTGAAGTGGAACGCGCAAACCAAAATGAAGACTTGAACCGTTAA
- a CDS encoding DUF1385 domain-containing protein, with protein MKENQPIYGGQAVIEGVMFGGKHHTVTAIRRKDQSIDYYHLPRQPNPSLQKLKKIPFIRGIVAIFEAAGTGTKHLNFSSERYDLDPSEDGQIESAEETSKLTLILGVAAVGVLSLLFSKFVFTLVPVFLAELTRPLFQSDLAQILIEGFFKLLLLLAYIFIISLTPLIKRVFQYHGAEHKVINAFENGLELTVQNVQSQSRLHYRCGSSFILFTVIVGVFVYLLVPTDPLWVRILNRIALIPVVLGISFEVLQFTNKLRNIPVLKALGYPGLWLQLITTKEPSDDQVEVAIASFHELLKLEKSKERRLNEEDIV; from the coding sequence ATGAAAGAAAATCAGCCTATTTATGGTGGTCAAGCAGTAATCGAGGGGGTGATGTTTGGGGGTAAGCACCATACTGTTACAGCTATTAGGCGAAAAGATCAATCCATTGATTACTATCATTTGCCAAGGCAACCGAATCCTAGCCTTCAAAAATTGAAGAAAATTCCCTTTATAAGGGGAATTGTCGCCATATTTGAAGCGGCAGGCACTGGAACAAAGCATCTTAATTTTTCATCTGAGCGATATGATCTTGACCCTTCTGAAGACGGCCAGATTGAAAGTGCAGAAGAAACATCTAAATTAACACTGATCCTCGGAGTGGCAGCAGTTGGTGTACTATCCCTGCTTTTTTCAAAATTTGTTTTCACCCTCGTTCCCGTATTTCTAGCGGAACTAACTCGCCCACTATTTCAAAGTGACTTGGCTCAGATATTAATTGAGGGTTTTTTTAAACTATTATTATTACTTGCTTATATCTTTATCATCTCTTTAACCCCATTGATCAAACGAGTATTTCAATATCACGGTGCAGAGCATAAGGTGATTAATGCTTTTGAAAATGGGTTAGAATTAACGGTTCAAAATGTTCAGTCACAATCAAGACTTCATTATCGTTGTGGCAGCAGCTTCATTTTATTTACAGTCATTGTCGGTGTTTTTGTTTATTTGCTTGTACCCACAGACCCTTTATGGGTGAGAATATTAAACCGGATCGCCCTCATTCCTGTCGTTCTGGGAATTTCATTTGAAGTATTACAGTTTACGAACAAACTACGTAATATCCCAGTCTTAAAAGCCTTAGGGTATCCTGGATTATGGTTACAACTTATTACAACGAAAGAACCGAGCGATGATCAAGTGGAAGTGGCCATCGCATCCTTCCATGAATTATTAAAGTTGGAAAAAAGTAAAGAAAGACGGTTAAATGAGGAAGATATCGTCTAA
- a CDS encoding SA1362 family protein produces the protein MNRRTILVSIIVMFAVIGFVSLLVSQPQYLLKQFLFLVVFVGLIYALYQFMMKGKLNKKEQQAFLKAARKSKKRMQKKHHSHHSTSSQKRKPLRKRSHAHLTVIEGKKGKKKNRASS, from the coding sequence TTGAATCGACGTACAATACTCGTTTCGATTATCGTTATGTTTGCCGTCATTGGTTTCGTTTCGCTACTCGTTAGCCAGCCTCAGTACTTATTAAAACAATTTCTCTTTCTTGTTGTTTTCGTAGGTTTGATCTACGCCTTATATCAATTCATGATGAAAGGGAAGCTGAATAAGAAAGAGCAACAAGCATTTTTAAAAGCTGCACGTAAGTCCAAAAAGCGAATGCAAAAGAAACATCATTCCCATCATTCAACGAGCTCGCAGAAAAGAAAACCATTACGTAAACGAAGCCATGCACATTTGACGGTGATCGAAGGAAAAAAAGGCAAAAAGAAAAACCGTGCATCTTCCTAA
- a CDS encoding patatin-like phospholipase family protein, with protein sequence MLIDGVFSGGGIKGFALVGAYQEIEEKGYVFSRLAGTSAGSIVAAFIAAGYKSKEIYQLLDELDTMKLLDSTSPIDFALFKWLAVFWKLGLYKGNALETWINEKLALKGVVTFADLPNQTLRVVASDITRGRMLVLPDDLKKYGIHPKHFPVARAIRMSCTIPYFFQPVKLKGQDGVSLIVDGGVLSNFPMWLFDRDGRRTRPVLGIKLSPHYSEYPKYTIHNSFQLFHALFQTMKDAHDARYISRKHEKNIIFIKTNGTSATEFELNDEKKHALVETGRKAAREFLKKWSY encoded by the coding sequence ATGTTGATTGACGGTGTTTTTTCGGGTGGAGGTATTAAAGGTTTTGCATTAGTTGGCGCCTATCAAGAAATTGAGGAAAAAGGATATGTCTTTTCGCGATTAGCGGGTACAAGTGCAGGGTCTATTGTAGCAGCCTTTATAGCAGCTGGTTATAAATCAAAGGAAATTTATCAATTATTAGATGAATTAGACACGATGAAGCTTCTGGATTCAACTAGTCCAATTGATTTCGCTCTATTTAAATGGTTAGCAGTTTTTTGGAAGTTAGGTCTATATAAAGGAAATGCACTTGAAACATGGATCAATGAGAAATTGGCCTTAAAAGGAGTCGTCACATTTGCTGATCTACCGAATCAAACTTTACGTGTAGTTGCCTCTGATATCACTAGGGGCAGAATGCTGGTATTACCAGATGATTTAAAAAAATATGGGATTCATCCGAAACATTTCCCGGTAGCAAGAGCCATCCGAATGAGCTGTACCATCCCTTATTTTTTTCAACCTGTTAAATTAAAAGGCCAGGATGGTGTATCACTCATTGTGGATGGGGGAGTGTTAAGTAATTTTCCGATGTGGTTATTTGATCGTGATGGCAGAAGAACTAGGCCAGTACTTGGAATTAAATTAAGTCCCCATTATTCCGAATACCCGAAATATACGATTCACAATTCATTTCAATTATTCCATGCATTATTTCAAACGATGAAGGATGCACATGATGCTAGATATATTTCGAGGAAACATGAAAAAAATATTATTTTTATCAAAACAAATGGGACATCTGCAACCGAATTTGAATTAAATGATGAAAAAAAACACGCCCTAGTCGAAACAGGGCGTAAAGCGGCTCGAGAATTTTTAAAAAAATGGAGCTATTGA
- a CDS encoding vitamin B12-dependent ribonucleotide reductase — protein MSVASKKGMTLNTEKLNKDIHLFPQVHPITPDMKLTHKGVSRLVMIDRYSFKDTEKLTLTEGDFVVLTVKEDPKFPARGLGYIKKIDWQNKKATVWIEEEFRSAIDDPQEAKSGTVCRSLDVIEKPLEVFYEQIAKRNATGLASVEKTDEKRQEWFEKFYDELVNLRFIPAGRVLYGAGSETDVTYFNCYVMPFVPDSREGISEHRKQVMEIMSRGGGVGTNGSTLRPRNTLAKGVNGKSSGSVSWLDDIAKLTHLVEQGGSRRGAQMIMLADWHPDIVEFIVSKMQNPRILRFLIENTKDERIKKSAEEKLKFIPLTLQEEVMYQGIVNYKEIPGYGGFSEAIIKDAEEKLRTGGTYSVHNPEFLTGANISVCLTKDFMQAVENNKEYELRFPAVETYNEQEMDVYNQEWHKVGDVREWEKLGHKVRTYRKIQARELWNLINICATYSAEPGIFFIDNANEMTNAKAYGQQVVATNPCGEQPLAPYSVCNLAAVNLAEMADKETKTVNFEKLKRTVEVGVRLQDNVIDATPYFLEENKKQALSERRVGLGVMGLADLLIYCEKEYGSKEGNQLVDQLFETIATTAYKASVELAKEKGSFPYLVGKTEEQTNKLRNAFIHTGYMKKMPEEVRQAILEHGVRNSHLLTVAPTGSTGTMVGVSTGLEPYFSFTYYRSGRLGKFIEVKADIVQEYLQAHPEADADHLPRWFVTAMNLAPEAHADVQCVIQRWIDSSISKTVNAPKGYAVEQVEKVYERLYKGGAKGGTVYVDGSRDSQVLTLKAEENRLDDYEEAKQQTEKQKVVLVDTIQDLRSTNVTIGNEVGNTCPVCRKGTVEEVGGCNTCTNCGAQLKCGL, from the coding sequence ATGTCTGTTGCGTCAAAAAAAGGTATGACTTTGAATACGGAGAAATTAAATAAAGATATTCATCTTTTTCCACAGGTCCATCCTATTACCCCAGATATGAAACTTACACATAAAGGTGTTTCCCGTCTTGTAATGATTGATAGATATTCTTTTAAAGACACTGAAAAGCTTACTTTAACAGAGGGGGACTTCGTTGTTCTTACTGTCAAAGAGGATCCGAAATTTCCTGCAAGAGGCCTAGGATATATTAAAAAAATTGATTGGCAAAATAAAAAAGCAACTGTATGGATTGAAGAAGAATTTCGCAGTGCCATTGATGATCCACAAGAAGCGAAATCGGGTACTGTTTGTCGTTCGTTAGATGTCATTGAGAAGCCATTAGAGGTTTTTTATGAACAAATCGCCAAAAGAAATGCAACAGGATTAGCTTCTGTTGAAAAAACAGATGAAAAACGTCAAGAATGGTTTGAAAAGTTTTATGATGAACTCGTCAATCTTCGTTTTATACCTGCAGGGCGTGTATTATATGGGGCTGGGTCTGAAACAGATGTTACATACTTTAATTGCTACGTTATGCCGTTTGTACCCGACTCCCGCGAAGGAATTTCTGAACATCGAAAGCAAGTGATGGAAATTATGAGTCGTGGTGGAGGTGTAGGGACAAATGGTTCAACATTACGCCCACGAAATACATTGGCAAAAGGTGTAAACGGAAAATCATCAGGTTCTGTTTCATGGCTAGATGATATCGCAAAATTAACTCATCTCGTTGAACAAGGCGGTTCCCGTAGAGGGGCACAAATGATCATGTTAGCAGATTGGCATCCAGATATCGTCGAATTCATCGTATCTAAAATGCAAAATCCGAGAATTCTACGTTTCCTAATTGAAAATACAAAGGATGAGCGAATCAAAAAATCAGCGGAAGAAAAATTAAAATTTATTCCCCTTACGTTGCAAGAAGAAGTCATGTATCAAGGAATCGTAAATTATAAGGAAATTCCAGGATATGGTGGATTTAGCGAGGCGATTATTAAAGATGCCGAAGAAAAACTACGCACAGGTGGAACTTATTCAGTTCACAATCCTGAGTTTTTAACAGGTGCTAATATTTCCGTTTGCTTAACAAAAGATTTTATGCAAGCAGTTGAAAATAATAAAGAATATGAACTCCGTTTTCCAGCTGTAGAAACATATAATGAACAGGAAATGGATGTATACAACCAAGAATGGCATAAAGTTGGAGATGTCCGTGAATGGGAAAAGCTTGGACATAAGGTAAGAACGTATCGAAAAATCCAAGCCCGTGAACTTTGGAACCTTATTAATATTTGTGCAACTTATTCAGCAGAGCCGGGGATCTTCTTCATTGATAATGCGAATGAAATGACAAATGCAAAAGCATACGGACAGCAAGTAGTTGCAACAAATCCATGTGGGGAGCAACCTTTGGCTCCATACTCTGTTTGTAACTTAGCCGCAGTTAACTTGGCTGAAATGGCAGATAAAGAAACGAAAACAGTCAATTTTGAAAAGTTAAAGCGGACGGTCGAGGTTGGAGTTAGACTTCAAGATAATGTCATAGATGCAACTCCTTACTTTTTAGAAGAAAATAAAAAACAAGCTTTAAGTGAACGCCGGGTTGGCTTGGGCGTTATGGGGCTAGCTGATTTGCTTATTTACTGTGAAAAAGAATACGGATCTAAGGAAGGCAATCAATTAGTTGATCAATTATTTGAGACGATTGCGACGACTGCTTATAAGGCTTCGGTTGAATTAGCGAAAGAAAAGGGAAGTTTTCCATATTTAGTTGGAAAGACTGAAGAACAAACGAATAAACTTAGAAATGCGTTTATTCATACTGGATATATGAAAAAGATGCCAGAGGAAGTTCGTCAAGCTATTCTTGAACATGGCGTGCGCAATTCTCATTTACTGACAGTAGCTCCAACTGGATCGACTGGAACAATGGTGGGGGTTTCTACAGGGCTTGAGCCTTATTTTTCCTTCACTTATTATCGAAGTGGGCGCCTAGGTAAATTTATTGAGGTAAAGGCAGATATTGTTCAAGAATATTTACAGGCTCATCCAGAGGCAGATGCTGACCACTTACCACGTTGGTTTGTTACGGCAATGAATCTTGCACCAGAGGCCCATGCAGATGTTCAATGTGTCATCCAACGCTGGATCGATAGTTCAATCTCCAAAACGGTTAATGCGCCAAAAGGGTATGCTGTGGAGCAAGTTGAAAAAGTGTATGAACGATTATATAAGGGTGGAGCAAAAGGCGGAACTGTTTATGTTGATGGAAGCCGCGATTCTCAAGTATTAACATTAAAAGCGGAAGAAAATCGATTAGATGATTATGAGGAAGCAAAACAACAGACTGAAAAACAAAAGGTTGTTCTTGTTGATACAATACAAGATCTACGCTCAACAAACGTTACGATTGGAAATGAAGTAGGTAATACTTGTCCTGTCTGCCGAAAAGGAACGGTAGAAGAAGTGGGTGGCTGCAATACATGTACGAATTGTGGAGCCCAATTAAAATGTGGTCTTTAA
- a CDS encoding lipoate--protein ligase family protein, with protein MTDQEVWGFIDYQAHSPSFNMALDEALLDWHSEGVIPPVIRFYGWDPATLSIGYFQKVEKEIDLDAVKKHHLGFVRRPTGGRGVLHEHELTYSVIVTEEHPKMPSSVTEAYRVISAGILKGFHHLGLDAYFAVPHTDEEKSKLKNPRSSVCFDAPSWYELVVEGRKVAGSAQTRQKGIILQHGSILLDLDEEKLFSLFKYRNERVKERMQKALKSKAVAINDLSPTRVTIDMARNAFKQGFEEGLGIELKPYELTADQLAYVNDLAKRRYKSTEWNFKR; from the coding sequence ATGACGGATCAAGAAGTTTGGGGGTTTATTGACTATCAAGCTCATTCCCCATCGTTTAACATGGCTTTAGACGAGGCTTTATTGGATTGGCATAGTGAAGGAGTAATTCCTCCCGTTATCCGCTTCTATGGTTGGGATCCAGCTACCTTATCCATCGGTTATTTTCAAAAGGTAGAAAAGGAAATTGACTTAGATGCTGTAAAGAAACATCATCTTGGATTTGTACGCCGTCCGACTGGGGGAAGAGGCGTACTACATGAACATGAATTAACGTATAGTGTCATTGTGACAGAAGAGCATCCGAAAATGCCTTCGTCGGTAACAGAGGCCTATCGGGTGATTTCAGCTGGGATTTTAAAAGGGTTTCATCATTTAGGGCTTGATGCGTACTTTGCTGTGCCCCATACGGATGAAGAAAAAAGTAAGTTAAAGAATCCCCGTTCATCTGTTTGCTTTGATGCTCCAAGTTGGTATGAGTTAGTTGTCGAAGGGAGAAAAGTAGCAGGAAGCGCGCAAACACGCCAAAAGGGGATTATACTGCAGCATGGGTCTATTCTTTTAGACTTAGATGAAGAGAAGCTCTTTAGCCTATTTAAATATCGCAATGAGCGTGTGAAAGAGCGTATGCAAAAAGCGTTAAAATCAAAAGCGGTTGCGATCAACGACTTAAGCCCAACTAGGGTGACCATTGACATGGCAAGGAATGCTTTTAAACAAGGTTTTGAGGAAGGTTTAGGTATCGAATTAAAACCATATGAATTAACGGCAGATCAGCTTGCTTATGTAAATGATCTAGCAAAGAGACGGTATAAATCTACGGAGTGGAATTTTAAACGATAG
- a CDS encoding rhodanese-like domain-containing protein yields MSLLYTIAFILGAIIIYSLFTYFYQKKIVKTLSEEEFKAGYRKAQLIDVREPNEFDAGHILGARNIPLSQMKMRMKEIRPDKPVYLYCQTSMRSGRAAQTLYRKGYRDLYLLEGGFKKWSGKIKTKN; encoded by the coding sequence ATATCATTGCTGTATACCATTGCATTCATTTTAGGAGCAATTATTATTTATTCATTATTCACGTATTTTTATCAAAAAAAAATCGTCAAAACATTGAGCGAAGAAGAATTTAAAGCGGGATACCGTAAAGCCCAATTAATTGATGTACGTGAACCAAATGAATTTGATGCGGGACATATCCTAGGAGCCCGAAATATTCCATTATCTCAAATGAAGATGCGAATGAAAGAAATTCGTCCTGATAAACCTGTTTATTTATATTGTCAAACAAGCATGAGAAGTGGCCGCGCAGCCCAAACTCTTTATCGCAAAGGATATCGCGATTTATATTTATTAGAAGGCGGCTTTAAGAAATGGTCTGGAAAAATTAAGACAAAAAACTAA
- the gcvPB gene encoding aminomethyl-transferring glycine dehydrogenase subunit GcvPB: protein MNKQDQPLIFELSKEGRIGHSLPELDIEEMELSSIIPDEYIREEEAELPEVSELDIIRHYTALSNRNHGVDSGFYPLGSCTMKYNPKVNEDVVRFEGFSYVHPYQAEETVQGSLELMYDLQEHLKEITGMDEVTLQPAAGAQGEWTGLMMIRAFHESNGDFHRTKVIVPDSAHGTNPASATVAGFETVTVKSNENGLVDLEDLRRVVGDDIAALMLTNPNTLGLFEEHILEMAEIVHGAGGKLYYDGANLNAVLSKVRPGDMGFDVVHLNLHKTFTGPHGGGGPGSGPVGVKAEIIPFLPKPLIVKKNEQFQLDYDRPQSIGRVKAYYGNFGINVRAYTYIRTMGPDGLKAVTENAVINANYMMRRLAPYFELPFDRHCKHEFVLSGKRQKKLGVRTLDMAKRLLDFGYHPPTIYFPLNVEEGMMIEPTETESKETLDAFIDAMIQISKEAEENPEIVQEAPHTTVVGRLDETLAARKPVLKYTKES, encoded by the coding sequence ATGAATAAGCAAGATCAACCTCTTATTTTTGAATTATCTAAAGAAGGTCGTATCGGACATAGTTTGCCAGAATTAGATATCGAGGAAATGGAGCTTTCATCCATTATTCCCGATGAATATATTCGAGAAGAAGAAGCAGAACTTCCTGAAGTCTCTGAACTTGATATTATTCGTCATTACACAGCGTTATCCAATCGCAACCATGGTGTCGATTCTGGATTTTACCCACTTGGCTCATGTACGATGAAATACAATCCAAAAGTGAACGAGGATGTTGTTCGATTTGAAGGGTTTTCATATGTTCATCCATACCAAGCGGAAGAAACGGTTCAAGGTTCACTTGAATTAATGTATGATCTCCAAGAACATTTAAAAGAAATTACTGGAATGGATGAAGTCACTTTACAACCAGCAGCGGGTGCGCAAGGGGAATGGACTGGTTTGATGATGATTCGCGCTTTCCATGAATCCAATGGCGATTTCCACCGTACGAAAGTCATCGTTCCTGACTCTGCTCATGGAACGAACCCTGCGTCTGCAACTGTAGCCGGATTTGAAACGGTCACAGTGAAATCCAATGAGAATGGCTTAGTTGATCTAGAAGATTTAAGACGGGTAGTTGGGGATGATATAGCAGCTTTAATGCTAACAAACCCAAATACATTAGGGCTTTTTGAAGAACATATTCTTGAGATGGCGGAGATTGTTCATGGTGCTGGAGGTAAATTATACTATGATGGAGCCAATTTAAATGCTGTTTTATCAAAAGTACGTCCTGGAGATATGGGATTTGACGTTGTCCATTTAAATCTTCACAAAACATTTACAGGCCCTCATGGTGGCGGTGGCCCTGGTTCTGGTCCTGTAGGCGTAAAAGCGGAGATCATTCCATTTTTACCAAAACCATTAATTGTGAAAAAAAATGAGCAATTTCAATTGGATTATGATCGTCCACAGTCGATCGGCCGAGTGAAAGCTTATTACGGAAACTTTGGAATTAATGTTCGTGCGTATACGTACATCCGTACAATGGGGCCAGATGGATTAAAGGCGGTTACTGAGAATGCCGTCATTAATGCGAACTATATGATGAGAAGATTAGCGCCATATTTTGAACTACCATTTGATCGTCATTGTAAGCATGAGTTTGTGTTGAGTGGTAAACGACAAAAGAAATTAGGTGTGCGCACTTTAGATATGGCGAAACGCCTGTTAGATTTCGGTTATCACCCACCTACTATTTATTTCCCATTAAATGTGGAAGAGGGAATGATGATCGAACCGACTGAAACAGAGTCGAAAGAGACATTAGACGCTTTTATCGATGCGATGATTCAAATTTCAAAAGAAGCGGAAGAAAATCCGGAAATTGTTCAAGAAGCTCCACATACAACGGTTGTTGGTCGTTTGGATGAAACGCTAGCAGCAAGAAAACCTGTATTAAAATATACGAAAGAATCGTAA